A portion of the Streptomyces sp. NBC_00376 genome contains these proteins:
- a CDS encoding ABC-F family ATP-binding cassette domain-containing protein yields the protein MLCMGHLEAGHLEYYLPDGRVLLGDASFRVADGAVVALVGANGAGKTTLLRLLAGELQPHGGSVSVSGGLGVMQQFVGSVRDERTVRDLLVSVSQPRIREVALAVDKAEELILTVDDEAAQMKYAQALSDWAEARGYEAETVWDMCTMAALGVPYEKAQWREVRTLSGGEQKRLVLEALLRGPDEVLLLDEPDNYLDVPGKRWLEDRLKETRKTVLFVSHDRELLSRAAEKIVSVEPSPAGSDVWVHGAGFDTYHQARKDRFARFEELLRRWEEEHARLKALVHRLRQQAAISPDMASRYRAMQTRFKKFEDAGPPPEPPREQDIRMRLRGGRTGVRAVTCKNLELSGLMKPFDLEIFYGERVAVLGSNGSGKSHFLRLLAGEQVAHTGEWKLGARVVPGHFAQTHAHPELLGKTLVEILWTEHAKDRGGAMSVLRRYELERQGDQPFEKLSGGQQARFQILLLELAGTTALLLDEPTDNLDLESAEALQDGLEAYEGTVLAVTHDRWFAKSFDRYLVFGSDGVVRETAEPVWDERRVERAR from the coding sequence ATGCTGTGCATGGGACATCTTGAAGCGGGCCACCTTGAGTACTACCTACCGGACGGGCGGGTGCTGCTCGGCGATGCTTCGTTCCGGGTGGCGGACGGGGCCGTGGTCGCCCTCGTGGGGGCCAACGGGGCCGGCAAGACGACGCTGCTCAGGCTGCTGGCCGGGGAGCTCCAGCCGCACGGCGGCTCCGTCTCGGTGAGCGGCGGGCTCGGGGTGATGCAGCAGTTCGTGGGCTCGGTGCGGGACGAACGCACGGTCCGGGACCTGCTCGTCTCCGTGTCCCAGCCGCGCATCAGGGAGGTGGCCCTGGCGGTCGACAAGGCCGAGGAGCTGATCCTCACCGTCGACGACGAGGCCGCGCAGATGAAGTACGCGCAGGCTCTGAGCGACTGGGCGGAGGCCCGGGGGTACGAGGCCGAGACCGTCTGGGACATGTGCACCATGGCCGCGCTCGGTGTCCCGTACGAGAAGGCGCAGTGGCGCGAGGTGCGCACGCTCTCCGGAGGTGAGCAGAAGCGCCTGGTCCTGGAGGCGCTGCTGCGGGGGCCCGACGAGGTGCTGCTGCTCGACGAGCCGGACAACTATCTCGACGTGCCCGGCAAGCGGTGGCTGGAGGACCGGCTCAAGGAGACCCGCAAGACGGTCCTGTTCGTCTCGCACGACCGCGAGCTGCTGTCCAGGGCCGCCGAGAAGATCGTCAGCGTGGAGCCGAGCCCGGCGGGCAGCGACGTGTGGGTGCACGGCGCCGGCTTCGACACGTACCACCAGGCCCGCAAGGACCGGTTCGCCCGGTTCGAGGAGCTGCTGCGGCGCTGGGAGGAGGAGCACGCCCGGCTGAAGGCGCTGGTCCACCGGCTGCGGCAGCAGGCGGCGATCAGCCCCGACATGGCGTCCCGCTACCGGGCGATGCAGACCCGCTTCAAGAAGTTCGAGGACGCGGGCCCGCCGCCGGAGCCGCCGCGCGAGCAGGACATCAGGATGCGGCTGCGCGGCGGGCGGACCGGGGTGCGCGCGGTGACCTGCAAGAACCTTGAGCTGTCCGGGCTGATGAAGCCGTTCGACCTGGAGATCTTCTACGGGGAACGGGTCGCCGTCCTCGGCTCGAACGGATCGGGCAAGTCGCACTTCCTGCGGCTCCTCGCGGGCGAGCAGGTCGCGCACACCGGGGAGTGGAAGCTGGGGGCCCGGGTCGTGCCGGGCCACTTCGCGCAGACCCACGCCCATCCGGAGCTGCTGGGCAAGACGCTCGTCGAGATCCTGTGGACCGAGCACGCCAAGGACCGCGGCGGGGCGATGTCCGTGCTGCGCCGCTACGAGCTGGAACGCCAGGGCGACCAGCCCTTCGAGAAGCTGTCCGGCGGCCAGCAGGCACGGTTCCAGATCCTTCTCCTGGAGCTGGCCGGCACGACCGCGCTGCTCCTCGACGAGCCGACGGACAACCTGGACCTGGAGTCGGCGGAGGCCCTCCAGGACGGCCTGGAGGCGTACGAGGGAACGGTGCTGGCCGTCACCCACGACCGCTGGTTCGCGAAGTCCTTCGACCGCTATCTGGTGTTCGGCTCGGACGGCGTCGTACGCGAGACGGCGGAGCCGGTGTGGGACGAGCGGCGGGTGGAAC
- the truA gene encoding tRNA pseudouridine(38-40) synthase TruA, whose product MSDEVEPGFVRVRLDLAYDGKDFSGWAKQTSRRTVQGEIEDALRTVTRSSRTYDLTVAGRTDAGVHARGQVAHVDLPDEVWAEHGDKLLRRMAGRMAPDVRIWRIAPAPEGFNARFSALWRRYAYRVSDRQGGVDPLLRGHVLWHDRSLDLDAMNEAAALMTGEHDFAAYCKKREGATTIRTLQKLSWVRDEASGILTATVQADAFCHNMVRALIGAALFVGDGRRRPEWPAQVLAARVRDPGVHVVRPHGLTLEEVAYPADELLAVRAREARNVRTLPGGGCC is encoded by the coding sequence GTGAGTGACGAAGTGGAGCCCGGCTTCGTACGGGTGCGGCTCGATCTGGCGTACGACGGCAAGGACTTCTCGGGCTGGGCGAAGCAGACCTCCAGGCGGACCGTACAGGGCGAGATCGAGGACGCGCTGCGGACCGTGACGCGGTCCTCGCGGACGTACGACCTGACCGTCGCCGGCCGGACCGATGCCGGGGTGCACGCGCGGGGGCAGGTCGCGCACGTCGACCTGCCGGACGAGGTGTGGGCCGAGCACGGTGACAAGCTGCTGCGGCGGATGGCCGGGCGGATGGCGCCGGACGTACGGATCTGGCGGATCGCGCCGGCACCCGAGGGCTTCAACGCGCGGTTCTCGGCGCTGTGGCGTCGTTACGCCTACCGTGTCTCCGACCGGCAAGGCGGGGTGGACCCGTTGTTGCGCGGTCATGTGCTGTGGCACGACCGGTCGTTGGACCTGGACGCCATGAACGAGGCGGCCGCCCTGATGACCGGTGAGCACGACTTCGCCGCGTACTGCAAGAAGCGCGAGGGCGCGACGACCATCCGTACGCTGCAGAAGCTGAGTTGGGTCCGGGACGAGGCGAGCGGGATCCTGACGGCGACCGTGCAGGCGGACGCGTTCTGCCACAACATGGTCCGCGCGCTGATCGGGGCCGCGCTCTTCGTCGGGGACGGACGCCGCCGGCCCGAGTGGCCCGCGCAGGTGCTCGCGGCACGGGTCCGCGACCCCGGCGTGCACGTGGTGCGCCCGCACGGGCTGACGCTGGAGGAAGTGGCTTACCCGGCCGACGAGTTGCTGGCCGTCCGGGCCCGGGAAGCGCGCAATGTGCGGACGCTTCCCGGGGGCGGGTGCTGCTGA
- the rplQ gene encoding 50S ribosomal protein L17 has product MPKPAKGARLGGSAAHEKLLLNNLAKSLFEHGRITTTEAKARRLRPVAERFITKAKKGDIHNRRLVLQSITDKGVVHTLFTEIAPRYENRPGGYTRITKIGNRRGDNAPMAVIELVEALTVAQQATGEAEAATKRAVKEDALKKDEAPAEAVEDAKPADDAESKDA; this is encoded by the coding sequence ATGCCGAAGCCCGCCAAGGGTGCCCGTCTGGGCGGCAGCGCCGCGCACGAGAAGCTGCTTCTCAACAACCTCGCGAAGTCGCTGTTCGAGCACGGCCGCATCACCACGACCGAGGCCAAGGCCCGTCGCCTGCGTCCGGTCGCCGAGCGTTTCATCACCAAGGCGAAGAAGGGCGACATCCACAACCGTCGCCTGGTGCTGCAGTCGATCACGGACAAGGGCGTCGTCCACACGCTCTTCACCGAGATCGCCCCGCGGTACGAGAACCGCCCCGGTGGTTACACCCGCATCACCAAGATCGGCAACCGTCGTGGCGACAACGCCCCGATGGCCGTCATCGAGCTGGTCGAGGCGCTGACCGTGGCCCAGCAGGCCACCGGTGAGGCCGAGGCCGCCACGAAGCGTGCGGTCAAGGAAGACGCCCTCAAGAAGGACGAGGCTCCGGCCGAGGCCGTCGAGGACGCCAAGCCGGCCGACGACGCGGAGTCCAAGGACGCCTGA
- a CDS encoding DNA-directed RNA polymerase subunit alpha, protein MLIAQRPSLTEEVVDEFRSRFVIEPLEPGFGYTLGNSLRRTLLSSIPGAAVTSIRIDGVLHEFTTVPGVKEDVTDLILNIKQLVVSSEHDEPVVMYLRKQGPGLVTAADIAPPAGVEVHNPDLVLATLNGKGKLEMELTVERGRGYVSAVQNKQAGQEIGRIPVDSIYSPVLKVTYKVEATRVEQRTDFDKLIVDVETKQAMRPRDAMASAGKTLVELFGLARELNIDAEGIDMGPSPTDAALAADLALPIEELELTVRSYNCLKREGIHSVGELVARSEADLLDIRNFGAKSIDEVKAKLAGMGLALKDSPPGFDPTAAADAFGADDDADAGFVETEQY, encoded by the coding sequence ATGCTTATCGCTCAGCGTCCGTCGCTGACCGAAGAGGTCGTTGACGAGTTCCGCTCCCGGTTCGTCATCGAGCCGCTGGAGCCGGGCTTCGGTTACACCCTCGGCAACTCTCTTCGCCGTACGCTCCTCTCCTCGATCCCCGGCGCTGCTGTCACCAGCATCCGGATCGACGGTGTCCTGCACGAGTTCACCACCGTGCCGGGCGTCAAGGAGGACGTCACCGACCTCATCCTCAACATCAAGCAGCTGGTCGTCTCCTCGGAGCACGACGAGCCGGTCGTGATGTACCTGCGCAAGCAGGGCCCCGGCCTGGTCACCGCTGCTGACATCGCCCCGCCGGCCGGTGTCGAGGTCCACAACCCGGACCTGGTCCTGGCCACGCTCAACGGCAAGGGCAAGCTGGAGATGGAGCTGACCGTCGAGCGCGGTCGCGGCTACGTCTCCGCCGTCCAGAACAAGCAGGCGGGCCAGGAGATCGGCCGTATCCCGGTCGACTCCATCTACTCGCCGGTGCTCAAGGTCACGTACAAGGTCGAGGCGACCCGTGTCGAGCAGCGCACCGACTTCGACAAGCTGATCGTCGACGTCGAGACCAAGCAGGCCATGCGTCCGCGTGACGCCATGGCGTCGGCCGGCAAGACCCTGGTCGAGCTGTTCGGCCTGGCGCGCGAGCTCAACATCGACGCCGAGGGCATCGACATGGGCCCGTCCCCGACGGACGCCGCGCTCGCCGCCGATCTGGCGCTGCCGATCGAGGAGCTGGAGCTCACGGTCCGCTCGTACAACTGCCTCAAGCGCGAGGGCATCCACTCCGTGGGTGAGCTCGTGGCCCGTTCCGAGGCCGACCTGCTCGACATCCGCAACTTCGGTGCGAAGTCGATCGACGAGGTCAAGGCGAAGCTGGCCGGTATGGGCCTCGCGCTGAAGGACTCGCCTCCCGGCTTCGACCCGACCGCCGCCGCCGACGCCTTCGGCGCCGACGACGACGCGGACGCCGGTTTCGTGGAGACCGAGCAGTACTGA
- the rpsK gene encoding 30S ribosomal protein S11: protein MPPKGRQGAAKKVRRKEKKNVAHGHAHIKSTFNNTIVSITDPSGNVISWASAGHVGFKGSRKSTPFAAQMAAESAARRAQEHGMRKVDVFVKGPGSGRETAIRSLQATGLEVGSIQDVTPTPHNGCRPPKRRRV, encoded by the coding sequence ATGCCCCCCAAGGGTCGTCAGGGCGCAGCCAAGAAGGTGCGTCGCAAGGAAAAGAAGAACGTCGCTCACGGCCACGCGCACATCAAGAGCACGTTCAACAACACGATCGTCTCGATCACGGACCCCTCGGGCAACGTGATCTCCTGGGCCTCCGCCGGCCACGTCGGCTTCAAGGGCTCGCGCAAGTCCACCCCCTTCGCCGCGCAGATGGCCGCCGAGTCGGCCGCCCGCCGCGCGCAGGAGCACGGCATGCGCAAGGTTGACGTCTTCGTCAAGGGTCCGGGCTCCGGCCGCGAGACCGCGATCCGTTCGCTCCAGGCCACCGGCCTGGAGGTCGGCTCGATCCAGGACGTCACCCCCACCCCGCACAACGGATGCCGCCCGCCCAAGCGTCGCCGCGTCTGA
- the rpsM gene encoding 30S ribosomal protein S13 — translation MARVSGVDIPREKRVEVALTYVFGIGRTRSKEILATTGVNPNTRVRDLAEEDLVKIREYVDANLRTEGDLRREIQADIRRKVEIGCYQGLRHRRGLPVHGQRTSTNARTRKGPRRAIAGKKKPGKK, via the coding sequence ATGGCACGCGTTTCAGGTGTTGACATCCCGCGCGAAAAGCGCGTGGAGGTTGCCCTCACCTACGTCTTCGGTATCGGGCGCACCCGGTCCAAGGAGATTCTCGCCACCACTGGCGTGAACCCCAACACCCGCGTTCGCGACCTGGCCGAAGAGGACCTGGTCAAGATCCGCGAGTACGTGGACGCCAACCTCCGCACCGAGGGTGACCTCCGTCGCGAGATCCAGGCCGACATCCGCCGCAAGGTCGAGATCGGCTGCTACCAGGGTCTGCGTCACCGCCGCGGCCTGCCGGTCCACGGCCAGCGCACCAGCACGAACGCTCGTACCCGCAAGGGCCCGCGTCGCGCGATCGCCGGTAAGAAGAAGCCGGGCAAGAAGTAG
- the rpmJ gene encoding 50S ribosomal protein L36 produces MKVKPSVKKICDKCKVIRRHGRVMVICDNLRHKQRQG; encoded by the coding sequence ATGAAGGTCAAGCCGAGCGTCAAGAAGATCTGCGACAAGTGCAAGGTGATCCGCCGACACGGTCGGGTCATGGTCATCTGCGACAACCTGCGCCACAAGCAGCGCCAGGGCTGA
- the infA gene encoding translation initiation factor IF-1 — protein MAKKQGAIEIEGTVIESLPNAMFKVELQNGHKVLAHISGKMRMHYIRILPDDRVVVELSPYDLTRGRIVYRYK, from the coding sequence GTGGCCAAGAAGCAAGGTGCCATCGAAATTGAGGGCACCGTGATCGAGTCCCTCCCGAACGCCATGTTCAAGGTGGAGCTCCAGAACGGTCACAAGGTCCTCGCGCACATCAGCGGCAAGATGCGGATGCACTACATCCGAATCCTTCCGGATGACCGGGTCGTCGTGGAGCTCTCCCCGTACGACCTGACGCGTGGCCGGATCGTCTACCGCTACAAGTAG
- the map gene encoding type I methionyl aminopeptidase, translating to MVQIKTPEQIAKMREAGLVVAAIHAATREAAVPGATTLDLDQVARKVIADHGAKSNFLGYGGFPATICTSVNEVVVHGIPDEKTVLKDGDIISIDAGAIVDGWHGDAAYTAFVGTGHAPELVELSRVTEESMWAGIAAMKVNNRLVDISKAIESYIRRQPRPATGKYGIIEDYGGHGIGTEMHMDPHLLNYVARKRGKGIKLVPGVCLAIEPMVSLGTAQTEVLQDDWTVITTDGTWSSHWEHSIALTEQGPLVLTAPDCGRAKLAQYGIEVAPDPLG from the coding sequence ATGGTGCAGATCAAGACCCCCGAGCAGATCGCGAAGATGCGCGAGGCGGGGCTGGTGGTCGCTGCCATTCACGCGGCCACCCGCGAGGCGGCGGTGCCCGGCGCCACCACGCTGGACCTGGACCAGGTCGCCCGCAAGGTGATCGCCGATCACGGTGCGAAGTCGAACTTCCTCGGTTACGGCGGGTTCCCCGCGACCATCTGCACCTCGGTCAACGAGGTCGTCGTCCACGGCATCCCGGACGAGAAGACGGTCCTCAAGGACGGCGACATCATCTCCATCGACGCCGGCGCGATCGTCGACGGCTGGCACGGCGACGCCGCGTACACGGCCTTCGTGGGCACCGGTCACGCTCCGGAGCTGGTCGAGCTCTCCCGGGTGACGGAGGAGTCCATGTGGGCCGGCATCGCCGCGATGAAGGTGAACAACCGCCTCGTCGACATCTCGAAGGCGATCGAGTCCTACATCCGCCGCCAGCCCCGCCCCGCCACCGGCAAGTACGGGATCATCGAGGACTACGGCGGCCACGGCATCGGCACCGAGATGCACATGGACCCGCACCTGCTGAACTACGTCGCCCGCAAGCGCGGCAAGGGCATCAAGCTCGTCCCCGGCGTCTGCCTGGCCATCGAGCCGATGGTCTCGCTCGGTACCGCGCAGACCGAGGTGCTCCAGGACGACTGGACGGTCATCACGACGGACGGCACCTGGTCCTCCCACTGGGAGCACTCGATCGCCCTCACCGAGCAGGGCCCCCTGGTCCTGACCGCCCCCGACTGCGGCCGGGCGAAGCTGGCGCAGTACGGGATCGAGGTAGCGCCGGACCCGCTGGGGTGA